One genomic segment of Macadamia integrifolia cultivar HAES 741 unplaced genomic scaffold, SCU_Mint_v3 scaffold2685, whole genome shotgun sequence includes these proteins:
- the LOC122067049 gene encoding uncharacterized protein LOC122067049 isoform X1: MLTLRVVGGLVIVLLLKKLFDKITDASAKAKNDAGTSSATQECVPDSSSPLPASGQNEAAASTATQESDSPSSSSPLPSSGRNDAASSSSATQECGSSSSSSSLPTSGWDYEVFLSFRGKDTRTNFTDHLYNALLGIGIRTFRDNEELRIGQKIDEKLRSAIHQSKIAIVIFSKDFASSKWCLGEVAEIAECMKLERGQRKMRVMPVFYHVDPSVVRNQTPGSSYGNAFQEHKNNFDKDTVEVWKKALKEVGGLKGWDLKNSAYGYEGNLIKLIVQEVWSELIKGPLTISDDIVGIHSHLENMMELLNIGSNDRRIVGICGLGGIGKTTISRCVYNAIYSHFQGCSFIANVRETFETRAAVVRLQSLLLTNILNLKDPNIDSIDQGIHVIRQRLSNKKVLIVLDDVDGNIDLKEIIGKRDWFGFGSKIIITTRDSHILRLLEVDRIYEPNEMDLDQSLKLFSKHAFKMDEPPKNYLDLSKKVVKTTGGLPLAIEVIGSALFGSEEPVWNDTIKKLAKIPHNQVQKKLRISYDGLIHEEKAIFLDIACFFIGMDKNIACYIWDGCEFFPEVGIEILRQKSLIKIGEENELIMHDQLRDLGREIVRQENHKKVGKRSRLWSHEDVLKVLTTRKGTGKVEGLCITFRDKANSQCVWSEGFEAMTELRLLQVDYAKVAGNFMHSFSEVRWLSLKRCPIQFTQTNLGKLCVLDLSDSDITESWMGWNSIKEAKSLKVLNLSSCAELSRTPDLSENEHLEVLVLEDCRKLSTIDASIGHLKSLVILNMKGCSSEIQLPTSIFELSSLKKVDIGNARISPLPEKLDSSAKVKNDTASSATQEFGSSSEKNEAAASSATKEWAATQEFGSSSGKNEAPASSATEEWVSDSSSSSLHTSGWDYEVFLSFRSEDTGSNFTDLLYNALLDIGIHTFRDHEELRIGEMISPALRSTIHQSKIAIVIFSEDYASSKWCLGELAEIAECMKVRSQDQIRVMPVFYDVDPSEVRNQTGSFGNAFVDHEKNFNRDTVEGWKKALRKVGQLEGWDLKNTADGYEGKLIQLIVQLVTSKLRNSHLTLPHNMVGMDVHIENMMKLLDVGSNDRKIVGIHGLGGIGKTTIAKCVYNTIYHHFEGYSFIADVQDTFQRKGIVYLQSLLLTNILNLENPSIASVDQGINMIRQRLFNKKVLLVLDDVDEVRDLNAIIGKCDWFGFGSKIIITTRNRHVLNVLEVDGIYEPSEMDLDQSLTLFSKHAFRMDRPPENFLGLSMEVVKIAAGLPLALEVTGLSLLGKSKREWETTVKRITEIPNFKVLCRLKRSYDQLNNEERELFLDIACFFIGMDKNIACYIWDGCGFFPEVGIEILRRKSFVKIGEEDELTMHDLLRDLGRQIIRQESVEVENRSRLWSHEDVLEVLTTRKGTREVKGLCITFHDGLNNQYVMSEGFKAMTELRLLQVDYAKVAGDFIHSFPELRWLSWKRCPIQFTPINPWKLCVLDLSDSEITEDWMIWNYIKEAKKLKVLNLSSCVELSRIPDLSENKHLEVLLLEGCRKLATIDASIGHLEWLVKLNLSGCYELSRITDLSKNYHLEVLLLKDCRKLATIGRIGHLKKLVKLNVNGCSSELYLPASIFELSSLETLDIGNARISQLPGAGSSLRSLIFYP; this comes from the exons atgttgactCTCAGGGTTGTAGGAGGGCTTGTCATCGTTCTTCTTCTAAAGAAACTCTTCGACAAAATAACTGATGCTTCTGCAAAGGCTAAGAACGACGCAGGAACTTCATCTGCCACACAAGAGTGCGTTCCCGATTCCTCTTCACCGCTTCCCGCTTCTGGACAGAACGAGGCAGCAGCATCAACTGCCACACAGGAGAGtgattccccttcttcttcttcaccgcTTCCCTCTTCTGGAAGGAACGACgcagcatcatcatcatctgccACACAAGAGTgcggttcctcttcttcttcttcatcgctTCCCACTTCTGGGTGGGATTAcgaggtgttcttgagctttagaGGTAAGGACACCCGCACCAACTTCACCGACCACCTCTACAACGCTCTTCTCGGTATTGGAATCCGCACGTTCAGGGACAACGAAGAACTCCGAATCGGACAAAAGATCGATGAGAAGCTTCGCTCTGCGATCCACCAGTCCAAAATCGCCATTGTCATCTTCTCAAAAGACTTTGCTTCCAGCAAATGGTGCCTCGGTGAAGTTGCAGAGATTGCGGAGTGCATGAAATTAGAGAGAGGCCAAAGAAAAATGAGAGTGATGCCCGTTTTCTACCATGTAGATCCATCTGTCGTCCGAAACCAGACTCCTGGTAGCTCCTATGGGAATGCTTTTCAGGAGCACAAGAATAATTTCGACAAGGATACCGTAGAGGTGTGGAAGAAGGCTCTGAAAGAGGTTGGTGGATTGAAAGGATGGGATCTGAAGAATTCTGCTTATGG GTATGAAGGgaatttaataaaattaattGTTCAAGAAGTTTGGAGCGAATTAATAAAAGGGCCCTTGACTATTTCTGACGACATAGTCGGAATCCATTCTCATTTAGAAAATATGATGGAGTTGCTAAACATTGGATCTAATGATAGACGGATTGTGGGTATTTGTGGCTTAGGTGGCATTGGTAAGACAACAATTTCTAGGTGTGTGTACAATGCAATATATTCTCACTTTCAAGGATGTAGCTTTATAGCAAATGTTCGAGAAACTTTCGAAACAAGGGCAGCTGTTGTCCGTTTGCAAAGTCTACTTCTCACTAATATCTTGAACCTAAAGGATCCAAACATTGATAGCATTGATCAAGGAATTCATGTGATTAGGCAAAGATTATCCAATAAGAAAGTTCTTattgttcttgatgatgtggatggAAATATTGATTTAAAAGAAATAATTGGGAAGcgtgattggtttggttttggaagTAAGATTATTATTACGACCAGGGATAGCCACATCTTAAGGCTTCTTGAAGTAGATAGAATTTATGAGCCCAATGAAATGGATTTAGATCAGTCTCTTAAACTCTTCAGCAAACATGCCTTCAAAATGGATGAACCTCCAAAAAATTATTTGGATCTCTCAAAAAAAGTAGTAAAAACTACTGGAGGACTTCCTTTGGCTATTGAGGTTATAGGTTCAGCTTTATTTGGCAGTGAAGAACCAGTATGGAATGACACAAtaaagaagttagccaaaattCCACATAATCAAGTGCAGAAGAAGTTGAGAATAAGTTATGATGGATTAATTCATGAAGAGAAAGCTATATTTCTTGATATTGCTTGTTTCTTTATTGGAATGGATAAGAATATTGCATGTTACATATGGGATGGCTGTGAATTTTTCCCTGAAGTAGGAATTGAAATTCTTCGCCAAAAGTCATTGATTAAGATTGGGGAAGAAAATGAGTTAATAATGCATGATCAGCTAAGAGATCTTGGAAGGGAAATTGTTCGTCAAGAAAACCATAAGAAAGTTGGGAAACGTAGTAGATTGTGGTCGCATGAGGACGTATTGAAAGTGTTGACTACTCGAAAG GGAACTGGGAAAGTTGAAGGACTTTGTATTACCTTCCGTGATAAGGCAAATAGCCAATGTGTGTGGAGTGAAGGATTTGAGGCAATGACTGAGCTAAGGTTACTTCAGGTCGATTATGCAAAGGTCGCTGGTAACTTTATGCATTCTTTTTCAGAAGTGAGATGGCTTAGTTTGAAAAGATGCCCTATACAATTTACACAAACCAATCTAGGGAAATTGTGTGTTCTTGATCTATCAGATAGTGACATCACAGAAAGCTGGATGGGTTGGAACTCTATCAAG GAGGCAAAATCTCTTAAAGTTCTGAACTTGAGTAGTTGTGCTGAGCTATCCCGGACTCCAGACTTGTCAGAAAATGAACATTTGGAG gtaTTGGTTCTTGAAGACTGTAGAAAGTTGTCTACAATTGATGCATCCATTGGTCATCTTAAGAGCTTGGTCATATTGAACATGAAGGGCTGCAGTAGTGAAATTCAACTCCCAACCAGCATTTTTGAGTTAAGTTCTCTCAAAAAAGTTGACATTGGAAATGCTAGAATCAGCCCGTTGCCAGAAAAGCTTGATTCTTCTGCAAAGGTAAAGAATGACACAGCATCATCTGCCACACAAGAGTTCGGTTCCTCTTCTGAAAAAAACGAGGCAGCAGCATCATCTGCCACAAAAGAGTGGGCTGCCACACAAGAGTTCGGTTCCTCTTCTGGAAAAAACGAGGCACCAGCATCATCTGCCACAGAAGAGTGGGTTTCcgattcctcttcttcatcgcTTCACACTTCTGGGTGGGATTACGAGGTCTTTCTGAGCTTTAGAAGTGAGGACACTGGTTCCAACTTCACCGATCTCCTCTACAATGCCCTCCTCGATATAGGAATCCACACGTTCAGGGATCACGAAGAACTCCGAATCGGAGAAATGATCAGTCCAGCGCTTCGCTCTACAATCCACCAGTCCAAAATCGCCATTGTCATCTTCTCAGAAGACTATGCTTCCAGCAAATGGTGCCTCGGTGAGCTTGCAGAGATTGCGGAGTGCATGAAAGTAAGGAGCCAAGACCAAATAAGAGTGATGCCCGTTTTCTACGATGTAGATCCATCGGAAGTTCGAAACCAGACTGGTTCCTTTGGGAATGCTTTTGTAGACCACGAGAAGAATTTCAACCGAGATACTGTAGAGGGGTGGAAGAAGGCTCTGAGGAAGGTTGGTCAATTGGAAGGATGGGATCTGAAGAATACTGCTGATGG GTACGAAGGTAAATTAATACAATTAATTGTTCAACTAGTGAcgtctaaattaagaaatagtCACTTGACTCTTCCTCACAACATGGTCGGAATGGATGTTCATATAGAAAATATGATGAAGTTGCTGGACGTTGGATCTAATGATAGAAAAATTGTGGGTATTCATGGTTTAGGTGGCATTGGTAAGACAACAATTGCCAAGTGTGTGTATAATACAATCTATCATCATTTTGAAGGATATAGCTTTATAGCAGATGTCCAAGATACTTTCCAAAGAAAGGGAATTGTCTATTTGCAAAGTCTACTTCTCACTAATATCTTGAACCTAGAAAATCCAAGCATTGCCAGTGTTGATCAAGGAATTAATATGATTAGGCAGAGATTATTCAACAAGAaagttcttcttgttcttgatgatgtggatgaagTTAGAGACTTAAATGCAATAATTGGGAAGtgtgattggtttggttttggaagTAAGATTATTATTACAACTAGAAATAGACATGTCTTAAATGTTCTTGAAGTAGATGGAATTTATGAGCCCAGTGAAATGGATTTAGATCAGTCTCTAACCCTTTTCAGTAAACATGCCTTTCGAATGGACCGACCTCCAGAAAATTTTTTGGGTCTTTCAATGGAAGTGGTAAAAATTGCTGCAGGACTTCCTTTGGCTCTTGAGGTTACAGGTTTATCTTTACTTGGCAAATCAAAACGAGAATGGGAAACCACAGTGAAGAGGATAACCGAAATTCCAAATTTCAAAGTGCTATGTAGGTTGAAAAGAAGTTATGATCAATTAaataatgaagagagagagttgtttCTTGATATTGcttgtttttttattggaaTGGATAAGAATATTGCATGCTACATATGGGATGGCTGTGGATTTTTCCCTGAAGTAGGAATTGAAATTCTTCGTCGAAAGTCATTTGTTAAGATTggtgaagaagatgagttaaCGATGCATGATCTGCTAAGAGATCTTGGAAGGCAAATTATTCGTCAAGAAAGCGTTGAGGTTGAGAACCGTAGTAGGTTGTGGTCGCATGAGGACGTATTGGAAGTGTTGACTACTCGAAAG GGAACTAGGGAAGTTAAAGGACTCTGTATTACCTTCCATGATGGGTTAAATAATCAATATGTGATGAGTGAAGGATTTAAGGCAATGACTGAACTAAGGTTACTACAGGTTGATTATGCCAAGGTTGCTGGAGACTTCATACATTCTTTTCCAGAACTGAGATGGCTTAGTTGGAAAAGATGCCCTATACAATTTACACCAATCAATCCATGGAAATTATGTGTTCTTGATCTGTCAGATAGTGAAATCACAGAGGACTGGATGATTTGGAACTATATCAAG GAGGCAAAAAAGCTTAAAGTTTTGAACTTGAGTAGTTGTGTTGAACTATCCCGGATTCCAGATTTGTCAGAAAATAAACATTTGGAGGTTTTACTTCTTGAAGGTTGTAGAAAGTTGGCTACAATTGATGCATCCATTGGTCACCTTGAGTGGTTAGTCAAATTAAACTTGAGTGGTTGTTATGAACTATCCCGAATTACAGACTTGTCAAAAAATTATCATTTGGAGGTATTGCTTCTCAAGGACTGTAGAAAATTGGCTACAATTGGACGTATTGGTCATCTGAAGAAGTTAGTAAAATTGAATGTGAATGGCTGCAGCAGTGAATTGTATCTCCCAGCCAGCATTTTCGAGTTGAGTTCTCTCGAAACACTTGACATTGGAAATGCAAGAATCAGCCAGTTGCCAGGAGCTGGATCTTCTCTTCGGTCGCTCATTTTCTATCCATGA
- the LOC122067049 gene encoding disease resistance protein L6-like isoform X2, whose protein sequence is MLTLRVVGGLVIVLLLKKLFDKITDASAKAKNDAGTSSATQECVPDSSSPLPASGQNEAAASTATQESDSPSSSSPLPSSGRNDAASSSSATQECGSSSSSSSLPTSGWDYEVFLSFRGKDTRTNFTDHLYNALLGIGIRTFRDNEELRIGQKIDEKLRSAIHQSKIAIVIFSKDFASSKWCLGEVAEIAECMKLERGQRKMRVMPVFYHVDPSVVRNQTPGSSYGNAFQEHKNNFDKDTVEVWKKALKEVGGLKGWDLKNSAYGYEGNLIKLIVQEVWSELIKGPLTISDDIVGIHSHLENMMELLNIGSNDRRIVGICGLGGIGKTTISRCVYNAIYSHFQGCSFIANVRETFETRAAVVRLQSLLLTNILNLKDPNIDSIDQGIHVIRQRLSNKKVLIVLDDVDGNIDLKEIIGKRDWFGFGSKIIITTRDSHILRLLEVDRIYEPNEMDLDQSLKLFSKHAFKMDEPPKNYLDLSKKVVKTTGGLPLAIEVIGSALFGSEEPVWNDTIKKLAKIPHNQVQKKLRISYDGLIHEEKAIFLDIACFFIGMDKNIACYIWDGCEFFPEVGIEILRQKSLIKIGEENELIMHDQLRDLGREIVRQENHKKVGKRSRLWSHEDVLKVLTTRKGTGKVEGLCITFRDKANSQCVWSEGFEAMTELRLLQVDYAKVAGNFMHSFSEVRWLSLKRCPIQFTQTNLGKLCVLDLSDSDITESWMGWNSIKEAKSLKVLNLSSCAELSRTPDLSENEHLEVLVLEDCRKLSTIDASIGHLKSLVILNMKGCSSEIQLPTSIFELSSLKKVDIGNARISPLPEKLDSSAKVKNDTASSATQEFGSSSEKNEAAASSATKEWAATQEFGSSSGKNEAPASSATEEWVSDSSSSSLHTSGWDYEVFLSFRSEDTGSNFTDLLYNALLDIGIHTFRDHEELRIGEMISPALRSTIHQSKIAIVIFSEDYASSKWCLGELAEIAECMKVRSQDQIRVMPVFYDVDPSEVRNQTGSFGNAFVDHEKNFNRDTVEGWKKALRKVGQLEGWDLKNTADGYEGKLIQLIVQLVTSKLRNSHLTLPHNMVGIAAGLPLALEVTGLSLLGKSKREWETTVKRITEIPNFKVLCRLKRSYDQLNNEERELFLDIACFFIGMDKNIACYIWDGCGFFPEVGIEILRRKSFVKIGEEDELTMHDLLRDLGRQIIRQESVEVENRSRLWSHEDVLEVLTTRKGTREVKGLCITFHDGLNNQYVMSEGFKAMTELRLLQVDYAKVAGDFIHSFPELRWLSWKRCPIQFTPINPWKLCVLDLSDSEITEDWMIWNYIKEAKKLKVLNLSSCVELSRIPDLSENKHLEVLLLEGCRKLATIDASIGHLEWLVKLNLSGCYELSRITDLSKNYHLEVLLLKDCRKLATIGRIGHLKKLVKLNVNGCSSELYLPASIFELSSLETLDIGNARISQLPGAGSSLRSLIFYP, encoded by the exons atgttgactCTCAGGGTTGTAGGAGGGCTTGTCATCGTTCTTCTTCTAAAGAAACTCTTCGACAAAATAACTGATGCTTCTGCAAAGGCTAAGAACGACGCAGGAACTTCATCTGCCACACAAGAGTGCGTTCCCGATTCCTCTTCACCGCTTCCCGCTTCTGGACAGAACGAGGCAGCAGCATCAACTGCCACACAGGAGAGtgattccccttcttcttcttcaccgcTTCCCTCTTCTGGAAGGAACGACgcagcatcatcatcatctgccACACAAGAGTgcggttcctcttcttcttcttcatcgctTCCCACTTCTGGGTGGGATTAcgaggtgttcttgagctttagaGGTAAGGACACCCGCACCAACTTCACCGACCACCTCTACAACGCTCTTCTCGGTATTGGAATCCGCACGTTCAGGGACAACGAAGAACTCCGAATCGGACAAAAGATCGATGAGAAGCTTCGCTCTGCGATCCACCAGTCCAAAATCGCCATTGTCATCTTCTCAAAAGACTTTGCTTCCAGCAAATGGTGCCTCGGTGAAGTTGCAGAGATTGCGGAGTGCATGAAATTAGAGAGAGGCCAAAGAAAAATGAGAGTGATGCCCGTTTTCTACCATGTAGATCCATCTGTCGTCCGAAACCAGACTCCTGGTAGCTCCTATGGGAATGCTTTTCAGGAGCACAAGAATAATTTCGACAAGGATACCGTAGAGGTGTGGAAGAAGGCTCTGAAAGAGGTTGGTGGATTGAAAGGATGGGATCTGAAGAATTCTGCTTATGG GTATGAAGGgaatttaataaaattaattGTTCAAGAAGTTTGGAGCGAATTAATAAAAGGGCCCTTGACTATTTCTGACGACATAGTCGGAATCCATTCTCATTTAGAAAATATGATGGAGTTGCTAAACATTGGATCTAATGATAGACGGATTGTGGGTATTTGTGGCTTAGGTGGCATTGGTAAGACAACAATTTCTAGGTGTGTGTACAATGCAATATATTCTCACTTTCAAGGATGTAGCTTTATAGCAAATGTTCGAGAAACTTTCGAAACAAGGGCAGCTGTTGTCCGTTTGCAAAGTCTACTTCTCACTAATATCTTGAACCTAAAGGATCCAAACATTGATAGCATTGATCAAGGAATTCATGTGATTAGGCAAAGATTATCCAATAAGAAAGTTCTTattgttcttgatgatgtggatggAAATATTGATTTAAAAGAAATAATTGGGAAGcgtgattggtttggttttggaagTAAGATTATTATTACGACCAGGGATAGCCACATCTTAAGGCTTCTTGAAGTAGATAGAATTTATGAGCCCAATGAAATGGATTTAGATCAGTCTCTTAAACTCTTCAGCAAACATGCCTTCAAAATGGATGAACCTCCAAAAAATTATTTGGATCTCTCAAAAAAAGTAGTAAAAACTACTGGAGGACTTCCTTTGGCTATTGAGGTTATAGGTTCAGCTTTATTTGGCAGTGAAGAACCAGTATGGAATGACACAAtaaagaagttagccaaaattCCACATAATCAAGTGCAGAAGAAGTTGAGAATAAGTTATGATGGATTAATTCATGAAGAGAAAGCTATATTTCTTGATATTGCTTGTTTCTTTATTGGAATGGATAAGAATATTGCATGTTACATATGGGATGGCTGTGAATTTTTCCCTGAAGTAGGAATTGAAATTCTTCGCCAAAAGTCATTGATTAAGATTGGGGAAGAAAATGAGTTAATAATGCATGATCAGCTAAGAGATCTTGGAAGGGAAATTGTTCGTCAAGAAAACCATAAGAAAGTTGGGAAACGTAGTAGATTGTGGTCGCATGAGGACGTATTGAAAGTGTTGACTACTCGAAAG GGAACTGGGAAAGTTGAAGGACTTTGTATTACCTTCCGTGATAAGGCAAATAGCCAATGTGTGTGGAGTGAAGGATTTGAGGCAATGACTGAGCTAAGGTTACTTCAGGTCGATTATGCAAAGGTCGCTGGTAACTTTATGCATTCTTTTTCAGAAGTGAGATGGCTTAGTTTGAAAAGATGCCCTATACAATTTACACAAACCAATCTAGGGAAATTGTGTGTTCTTGATCTATCAGATAGTGACATCACAGAAAGCTGGATGGGTTGGAACTCTATCAAG GAGGCAAAATCTCTTAAAGTTCTGAACTTGAGTAGTTGTGCTGAGCTATCCCGGACTCCAGACTTGTCAGAAAATGAACATTTGGAG gtaTTGGTTCTTGAAGACTGTAGAAAGTTGTCTACAATTGATGCATCCATTGGTCATCTTAAGAGCTTGGTCATATTGAACATGAAGGGCTGCAGTAGTGAAATTCAACTCCCAACCAGCATTTTTGAGTTAAGTTCTCTCAAAAAAGTTGACATTGGAAATGCTAGAATCAGCCCGTTGCCAGAAAAGCTTGATTCTTCTGCAAAGGTAAAGAATGACACAGCATCATCTGCCACACAAGAGTTCGGTTCCTCTTCTGAAAAAAACGAGGCAGCAGCATCATCTGCCACAAAAGAGTGGGCTGCCACACAAGAGTTCGGTTCCTCTTCTGGAAAAAACGAGGCACCAGCATCATCTGCCACAGAAGAGTGGGTTTCcgattcctcttcttcatcgcTTCACACTTCTGGGTGGGATTACGAGGTCTTTCTGAGCTTTAGAAGTGAGGACACTGGTTCCAACTTCACCGATCTCCTCTACAATGCCCTCCTCGATATAGGAATCCACACGTTCAGGGATCACGAAGAACTCCGAATCGGAGAAATGATCAGTCCAGCGCTTCGCTCTACAATCCACCAGTCCAAAATCGCCATTGTCATCTTCTCAGAAGACTATGCTTCCAGCAAATGGTGCCTCGGTGAGCTTGCAGAGATTGCGGAGTGCATGAAAGTAAGGAGCCAAGACCAAATAAGAGTGATGCCCGTTTTCTACGATGTAGATCCATCGGAAGTTCGAAACCAGACTGGTTCCTTTGGGAATGCTTTTGTAGACCACGAGAAGAATTTCAACCGAGATACTGTAGAGGGGTGGAAGAAGGCTCTGAGGAAGGTTGGTCAATTGGAAGGATGGGATCTGAAGAATACTGCTGATGG GTACGAAGGTAAATTAATACAATTAATTGTTCAACTAGTGAcgtctaaattaagaaatagtCACTTGACTCTTCCTCACAACATGGTCGGA ATTGCTGCAGGACTTCCTTTGGCTCTTGAGGTTACAGGTTTATCTTTACTTGGCAAATCAAAACGAGAATGGGAAACCACAGTGAAGAGGATAACCGAAATTCCAAATTTCAAAGTGCTATGTAGGTTGAAAAGAAGTTATGATCAATTAaataatgaagagagagagttgtttCTTGATATTGcttgtttttttattggaaTGGATAAGAATATTGCATGCTACATATGGGATGGCTGTGGATTTTTCCCTGAAGTAGGAATTGAAATTCTTCGTCGAAAGTCATTTGTTAAGATTggtgaagaagatgagttaaCGATGCATGATCTGCTAAGAGATCTTGGAAGGCAAATTATTCGTCAAGAAAGCGTTGAGGTTGAGAACCGTAGTAGGTTGTGGTCGCATGAGGACGTATTGGAAGTGTTGACTACTCGAAAG GGAACTAGGGAAGTTAAAGGACTCTGTATTACCTTCCATGATGGGTTAAATAATCAATATGTGATGAGTGAAGGATTTAAGGCAATGACTGAACTAAGGTTACTACAGGTTGATTATGCCAAGGTTGCTGGAGACTTCATACATTCTTTTCCAGAACTGAGATGGCTTAGTTGGAAAAGATGCCCTATACAATTTACACCAATCAATCCATGGAAATTATGTGTTCTTGATCTGTCAGATAGTGAAATCACAGAGGACTGGATGATTTGGAACTATATCAAG GAGGCAAAAAAGCTTAAAGTTTTGAACTTGAGTAGTTGTGTTGAACTATCCCGGATTCCAGATTTGTCAGAAAATAAACATTTGGAGGTTTTACTTCTTGAAGGTTGTAGAAAGTTGGCTACAATTGATGCATCCATTGGTCACCTTGAGTGGTTAGTCAAATTAAACTTGAGTGGTTGTTATGAACTATCCCGAATTACAGACTTGTCAAAAAATTATCATTTGGAGGTATTGCTTCTCAAGGACTGTAGAAAATTGGCTACAATTGGACGTATTGGTCATCTGAAGAAGTTAGTAAAATTGAATGTGAATGGCTGCAGCAGTGAATTGTATCTCCCAGCCAGCATTTTCGAGTTGAGTTCTCTCGAAACACTTGACATTGGAAATGCAAGAATCAGCCAGTTGCCAGGAGCTGGATCTTCTCTTCGGTCGCTCATTTTCTATCCATGA